The sequence below is a genomic window from Montipora capricornis isolate CH-2021 chromosome 14, ASM3666992v2, whole genome shotgun sequence.
TAAACAAagggttttcccttttttggggGATCTAATAAAATTATGCATATGAAACCTGGATTTTTAGGGCGGTTCTACCTTGTCTCTCTCTCATCTATCCGCTTCCTTTGTTGCTACTGACAATCTTTACCACTTACCTTATCTCTCTTTTCTCTCTTGCTTTCCACACGAAACTCGCACCAACGTACGTCTGTGATTACGTGTTCTCTGCATTTACCGCTATGCTATCGGGttaaaaactgaatttctgCCAAGCCTCCTTGGCAACTACAATTTCTCACGTGCGTAAATGACACGATGTGAGACTCATAGCTTATCATCCGTTATGGTTATACTGACCATGGAACCGTCAGGGGCAGTGTTTGTGTGAACTCTGAGTACTTTTTGGAAATGTTGAACGAGCTTAAGcagtccacaaaatgtatatctAGCAAAACAATAGCTCACTTGCACGATGACGTCACGCGCGCAAAGAGTTCTGATAGTTGTAGTCAAATTCGCGGGATGTTTTGAATAACAATGGCGCTCAAAGATAATAATAGTGTtgaaaaagctaaaaatttaGAGTCCTGTAGTGTAATTTTGACAGAAGATGATATCCCAGGGGCGTCTCTACAGAAAAGAAAGCCTGAAAATCTGAAGAATGAAGAACTAAGACGTTGGTTAAAATGCAGAGGAGGTTCAGTTGGCGGAAAGTGTGTGCAACTCCTCAAACGGTAAGCGCGATAACTGCCAGCAAGAAgcgagatttttttttttcttgcttaacTAAAAGCTCTATTTTTTTTGACAgtgtaaaggaaaaaaaggacaaaaagggCGAGGAGCTTTTAATTGCAAAGGGGAGGGATATGCCCTTTTTAAAGCTAGCCATGTCCAAGATGTCAAGTAAAATTTCAGCAGTCATagtgaatttttcttttttgaaaccaAGGTGAAAGCCTCTATGACAAGAACTAAGACTTACAGAGCGAAAGTTAGACTTAAAAAGAACACAGCTGAAGTCGATGGAGCTTACTGTAATTGTAAAGCTGGAGCACATGGCTATTGCAAGCATGTAGGGGCTGTGCTTTACACAATTCTTGACTTTGTTGAGAATGGTTTTGAGGAGATTCCACCCAACAAGTCATGTACAGAGAAAACTCAGGAGTGGCAAAAACCACGAACACAAACCGCCAAGAATGGACCCGTTCATTTCAGTGACATTTTCATGATCCACCATGATTATGATgcagacaaaaataacaaaacggaCAAGAGAATacgaagaaaaagagaaaaactggaTACACTGCGTGTCCTTCTTATGCCTTGAAAGTGCCAAGTGACCATCATTTTGTTGTGACTTAAAGGCAAATTCTGATAAATCAAAACCAATGTTAGTAGATATACTTGAGGGAAATGATTACGAGCCTGTTATTGTAGAAGATCTTGAAAACAAGTTCACCAAGTGCTATGGATCACGACTATTTGACAGGAAAGCGAAAACCTATACTTCATCAGCAGAGGACATCCATGTTGAGAGGATATACTTTGACCCAACCTTTTGGGTAGCCTTAAAAGACAAACTTGTTGACTTGTATTTGTTTGCTATGATCCCAGAGCTTTTGACAACACGTGTGAAAAGGGGTATTCCCTTGTACCCTAATATCTTTGCATACAAATAAGCACAGATTCAATCAGGGATGGAGCATGTTAGTGTGGGGGAAGAGGGTCTGGGTATAATTACCAAAAAAACACCCCTTTTCCCtccaacaacaaacaaaactcATGACTGGTAGTTTACATGTACTCTTACTGCACAAAACAGGTCCACAGCGAGGCATACATAATTTGAAGTTATGTAACAAGACATCCTTTCATGTTTGTTAATAAAGCACATACTTTCCAAATTTTATTTACGTCCTCTGCCAGAGAGTTAGGAATGATCTGATGTGTCAAAATGTTGTAATATTTTACACGCTTAATTGCCCTTTCCAAATGGATTCTTACTGAAGCTACCTCACGGGTTTCATCCTCTTCCTCTAGGCTCAATTGCTCTTTGCACCTCATAAATGGTGGGATATTCAagtacattttcttttttgcaagcAAGTCCTGAATATCAAAACCTCTATCTGCCATAACTGAGTCACCTTCCTCCAAAAGTTGTAGTATACCGCAGTCCTCCACAATTGCCTTGTCGCTACAGTATCCCCCATACAGTTCGGAAACAAAGGTAACAGCGCCATGTGAACTTTTGCAGTATTATGACTTTTGTAAGAAGAATATGTTCCTGACTGAGCTCTGAAACATGAtggtttttcaataaaaatacaGTCAATGATTACTCTAGTTAATGGGTATTTTTCACGGAAACATTCTGGCATTGTCGTTTGGATGGTGTTCTTTGAAGCCCATGTCGGTAGCTGTACTAATCTGGAGTAAATCAAGTCCAACCAGGTGACCGATATTCTGGATACCTCTGCCACACTAATCTTGTAATTATCAGCCAGAACGTTTTCGGAAATATTCACCCAAAGGCGAGCCAGAGTTAAAAACAGTTCATCTTTTGGTTCTAATGAGCGTTTCTGGCCTTGTATGCTTGAGTTGTTTGAGCCCCAATACCGTAAGCGTGAACAAATGTCTCCAGCATTCAGAAATGCAGAAAGAGCGAGAAAGTGGTGAGAACTCATTCCTGTATAATGAATTCATATCATCATCCGAAGCAATAAATCGATGGAATCCAGATTTCAAGCTTTCTATTTGATTCTGCAAACCTaacactttcatttcattttgtttcaagtttctcCTCCAAATGTATGGGTTCAGCAGCAAGTGGAGCATCAGGGTCAGTTAATTAAAACTCCTTCCCACCTTGAATTACTGCCTCGCTGGATCTGTCAGAGGGAATGGTATTAGCCGTCCTCGCTGATGTGTGACACGGATGAGCGTTCTTCGAGGTTCCGTATTCACCTTTTGATGTGTTTTTGAGAGTAGAAATACTGTTGGAACGTTGTGCATGTAAGTCTTCTTACCACCTTCGAAGTGTTGACTACAAACTCGAGGACCGTTTGTCGGTTTAAAGTCTTTTCTTGATCTTTGTGGCTGTGCACTGTATAcgtaagtgcactacacactatgtcaccgggttgtacgggtgtaagagtgtaagagcGTAAGAGGGTAAGAGGGTAAGAGCgtaagtccgtggtgacaataggcccgcagtGCGTGCATAACTCAtgaacataaacaggtctgttgaaagcgtgcttgagtttcaacaaaacaagcgccaaaatcggcaagagtttgtgacgctgatgaataataaagcagctgctatttccaaaatgatggaattacctggtggtAAATAACCTAATCTAGGAGAGTAAGTTTTGGACTTTagagaaacaatggtcaacctcaagagatgggcgattgtgatcttgaTCTTGTGTTGagttcgcacatttcttgtcaatctttaaatcacttgaaagagaaaaaaaccaaactaacaaaacaaaaacccggtggcttgccatcattttgacacagatgtatcctttttttcgcgagtaaacatgcaaggTAACATGAAAACGGCGcacgctgaattcgatgtcactttcgattttgagATTTACTTGAgcagccaaaagtacgatagaaaaagtGAACGTAGccaaaatctcccaaaatgtttttcgccgATGGTAATTTtgtatattcgcggttcaagatttatgttgttttcacgtcgcaaatgttgttgctaataccaaaaattatatttcattctcttcctaaaaactgtgtatcaatatttatctactttttcatcaacatttgttttgtataaagcaggctaacaaaatctgtaccttgcttagttcgaatctgtgagcgttaaaatagaattttcggtgctATGTTTCTGACACGGCAAGTCGTacattttgaggtcacccatacTAACTTCGCTCGACAGCGCTTGACTTCCGTACAAATTTGTCTTGGAAAGATGTCAAAATCTCAGACACGCTTAAACTAGAGGTGCAAAGAAGGGAACCTGAAAATGAGTAACATGTCACCCTCGAAGCccatgtttctcgattcccttttactttcttcagtctttcatggtttagtattttacaagTAACCACAGGTATTCTCAGGGCCCGGCTATTTAtgtaagacatctaccatgacGATGCTCTGATTTAAAGTACCAAAACAATACCGTGTACAATAAGAGTtgcatattacgcaaagacaaaccttgaatctcctggaaaacaaaacgcatctCAATTGAcaattatggaataaagcgctgtgtacattactgcactaccacacgtacgcattgcgtgcgtatttttttcagtttcttgtcTTTGGGAAATTTATAAAAAGAAACACCCCTGTTGCGTTTATCGTTGTTAAAAGAGCCTGGGACGCAGCAGGTGAATCCTCCTCTATTAGCTCCAGACGCCACCTTGGATCAATGAATACAACTACCACAACTCTTTGCGCCTGTGACGTCATCGTGCAAGTGAGCTATTATAATTTATAGTTGGCCCCCCAGTTAACCCCATCAATTCTAAAAGAAATTGTCAACTTGCTTGAGTGATGCAACTCCGGCGACTCTCACAAACTACACAACCAGTTGCAAAATTAGTTGAGATTTCTTACCACGACAAGAGATATTCTTTACCACGCGATCCAACATGATTGCTCCCCCACCACTCCACCCCACCCCCTTATTTGCGGAAAAGAAAGGTGGGGGAGTTTTTGGTTTTTGCAGCTAGTCGTCGGTTAAGGCAGGGAATCTATTCTCGCATTTACTATGCTTCGGCTACGGAAGAAAGACTTTGTTCTTTACGTTAATTGAATACCTAGTCGTTGAAAAAATTAGGGCCGTAAAGCCATACAATACGCCAAGTTTAGAAAGGCAATGTTCATAAAGTTTGAAACTCACTTTTTGCATTTTCCCAAATAGACCCCAACGTTCTACCTCAAGGAATTCCATAATCCCTTCAGCAATCCGCAAATAGTTGTCTGGTTCAATTTGGTCACGCTTTCCATGTCCTTTTAATTGCTGTAAAGATAATCGCCGTGCCTCGTAGATGCATGTCGATATTAGCGATTTTATTTCGTACTTTTGAGCGTAGACCAACATACCCAACACGTCGTTCTCTGTCCTGTTTTTGACCATAGAAATCATGAGATTGACACTCTTCTGAGCAATGGAATCTATTTGATATTCATGAGCAAGTTCAAACAGGAAGTAGCAATTTCTTTGGATGATTAGCTTCTCTTCTAGGGATGGATACATCATCTGCAACATTTCCTCGAATTCGCTTGCTTTTTTCCCGGGAAGAGAGATTTCAGCGTTATCTTTCTCCTTGAAATCTGTTGTGAACATTCTTTCGAAGACAGGAGACCAAAATGCAAGAGTGCCTCGATGAACGTGGAATCTTTGATCTTCAACAACAAGAACGACATCACTCAACTTCCATGGCTCTGAGAAATGTGGAGGGTAACTTTTAGCCGCCATTGTGTGTAGTTGGACGCTTAAAAGACTTGTAAATGCAATCGAAATAACTGGAGTAATGATGTAGCTCCTTTGGTGGGCTCAATGTTGGCGTCAGTTGAAGTAATAAATGCAAGATTATGCAACGAAAAATCAACCACGTGACATCACTTGACAAGTCACGCGAGAAGGAAATTGGAAGAAGGGGTCCTGAGGCCGTGCTATATAGGTTgtacctttttcttttttgttgagcGAGTTCATTGCGTATTGTTCCATGTACGGTCCATTTATCAGTTATAATTTAGCTGTctcttattgttattttaaattttgaagcaGGTGTTAATTAGCAGGTCTTATGTATATGGTCAGTGAGATGTAAGTTCCAGCCAAATTGTTATGCAACAAAACTGGAGATGACGTGAGTAAGTCGAAGCATGTTTGTAAAGGAACAACATATTTGTTGACTGAAGGTAACAGAATATTCGTCTCAACGAAAAATTCGGCGAGACAGCTACCATGCTTATTAATCTTCTTCTGTCTATGGCTCATGGACTCTGAGAATAAAGTCTGCCCTCCATCACCACGCACTAATGATTACTACAAGTCACGACTTAATTGCCCAATCACATCAACGGACAGAGTGTTTATACCATCTACTAACTCTGAGGATACTTTCGCCAGAAGCTCATCAAGGGGAacctatctcccatacttgcaATTGGCCTAGAGTCAACCGTTTCCCGAGTATTTATAAGGCAATTTAAGAAACAGcgcggctacgactacgacatcgccacaaaacagtaatatcattggttaaaagagcataaacaatcgtgctgcacgtgcagcacggattttggCAAATATCTTAGTGGTCCTCTGCATatacaacgacgtgaaatcaccaaatttgaaggttTTCATAATTAGTCCCTCCATTTACTATGTTTTCAGGAATACACTAAACTAGACCATcgtaattaatttttaaaaaaaacttaagcTACAGCAGTTCTGTGAATAGCGCCTTTGTGAAATAAGACCCTCCCTCAATTCGAGCAAATAGTTTGACAAGTATTATTAAGGAACGGCACTCTTTAATCATCATTTTCCGATTATCCATGTTACAGCAGATTCTACACATGTCAGGAATATATGCAGCGTGCTTATCTGGTACTAAAATATGTACATCTCTGATGATTCATTATGCACGAGCGTTTTCAAGCATCTGAAGGCAACTGGAAGTTGGGTGTTCCTAACTTTTCTTGGAGCTCAAACACAGAGAGACAATTTTTTGGAAACTTTGGCCGAAGTTACCTTCGTGACTATTCTTATACATTGTGGGGATTGAATCGCTAATTAGGAAATCTACCACGTACAGCCCTTCTCGTCGAAAAGGGCTTGAAACTCACCTCTGATTAAACTGCCATCTGAGATTGAATGCAACAATACTGCGATTGAGTTCGTTGTTGGTTCTCTctttgctccgagaggtttttctcccgatactccggttttcccctctcctcaaaaagaaatatttctaaATTCAAATTCGATCGTATGCAGGACCTCCCTGAAAACTACTTTCGCGTTAGTGGAGTTTCCAAGGTAAATATCACTAATTATGTATTACTTTTTATTAACTCGTTGTGAAATTGCAGAAgagatgaaagaaaacaaactatCATGCTTGTAGAGAGTCAGAGGGGGAACAACTAACAAATAAAGTATTGCTATTTTGGAAGCAAGGAAAACGGAAGTTAGATTTTCGTGGACGAAAATTCTGTGAGATTAGAAGCTTGCTCTCATGTCAAAACAGTTTTTAAGATCATCGCTGTTAGCATAAGAAATCGTATGAACACCACTGCACTTCGTCATGGTGATCTATGGGCACGAGCAacgttttgaaagttctcaaacttTTGAGAACTTTTAAGTTCACCcaatataaattattttcttttgtatacAATCACCCTTTTTTTCCGtgataaaatagaaaaaaaaaggtttttattGATTACTAGACCGAATAGATGGAGAGAGTTAAAGAGACAGAGTCGTTATACGCAACAAAAAGTTCCTACAGCAGAGACTGGGATGATGATCCTCTGTTGGTTGTAAACATGAAGGTACTATGCCCTTATTGCCTTGAAAACGGTCTTTGACATCATTGGAACTCTTCAATTTCCTTTGGCTAGTTATAGACAAATCCACAATTCAACTAAACGACGTTGTCCTCCACAAGCTTCATTATACGTACGTTTCCCGTTACTGAATCATACAAGGATATGAAATCCCAAAATTAGACAAAATAGAAGGGCAAGATGGGCCCTTGGCCGGCCAAGGACAGAATTGTCTCCTTTATTCAAAACGAGTTTATTACTTTTTAAGtcattacaataataaaaatcaaACTAGGTTACACGAAATGGTTTTACCtcacagcaacagcaacagtttATTGTACCCATAGCGTAAATGAAGttaatttttaacaaaaacataaaGGAAATTTAAGTTTAATTAAGGATGTGAACTAGCTAATTCAAATACAGCGTTAAACCTAAAAGAGTACCATGAAGCATTAAATACAGGAACCCTTCATTTTGCTAACAACTACAGTAGATCAGACTTCAAATTACTCACATTAttcaaaaaaaaatccaaaatacTATAAGGTTATCGAGGGACGCATGACTTAGTCTCACATGACTCCCTTAAAatctttcaacaaaattttCTCAATGCCAATATCGCTGGACTTCTTCCGTGTAACTTTGTATCGAGCAATGACAAGAGGATATGACGACACAGAGTGGGTCCTATTCCCgtgaaaacaatttaaaagctATTCATTATTGGTCCTGTGTCATACTCTGTGGTTATTTCAAGGACAAGACCTTAATGGTCAGTAAGGGTGAACGCATGattgcttctgccatgtttttaaACGGACTGATGACAACTAATTTTTGCGGGAAGAgttattctaaaaatagatttatttGTCACtttgctggggagcccacccattcCCTAAAGGGCACTCTTaattatctaattcactcttgtctGGACTGATGCTCTTCTCTATTTTTCGAAGCAAATGAATTTCAAATAGTTAACGATTGCCTAATAACATCAAAGGAAATGCATCTTAACATTATGAAGAAGGGTGAAAAGAAAATCGGAAATAAACTTAGAAACGACTAACTAACAAAGGGATGAA
It includes:
- the LOC138032821 gene encoding BTB and MATH domain-containing protein 45-like, whose protein sequence is MAAKSYPPHFSEPWKLSDVVLVVEDQRFHVHRGTLAFWSPVFERMFTTDFKEKDNAEISLPGKKASEFEEMLQMMYPSLEEKLIIQRNCYFLFELAHEYQIDSIAQKSVNLMISMVKNRTENDVLGMLVYAQKYEIKSLISTCIYEARRLSLQQLKGHGKRDQIEPDNYLRIAEGIMEFLEVERWGLFGKMQKSFSVQLHTMAATSYPSHFAEPWKLSDVVLVVEDRRFHVHRGTLAFWSPVLERMFTTDFKEKDNAEISLPGKKASEFEEMLQMMYPSLEEKLITQRNCYFLFELAHEYQIDSIAQKSVNLMISMVKSRIEDDVLGMLIYAQKYEIKSLISACIYEARRLTSQKLKGHGKRDQIEPDNYLQIVELIIQRLERGF